The DNA window GTAGTGTTTATTCTAGTTCTTGGATCACTTCTAACTCCTGATGCCGTCGTTTTCCAGGCACTGCAAGATTAATTTTGGAACCTGTAGAGCCAAATGGATTTGGAGGAACTGTTAAATTTTCTCCTCCTTCCAACATCTGAACCACAAATTGTATTGATGGACGATCAACAGGATGCCACTGAATGCACCAGAGTCCGACAATCGCAAGTTTCTTGGCAATTTCTGCATCCTCCTCTTCTTCTATATGTAGCCTCAGGTCTTCTCCTTGCTCAAGCAGATTATAGATCCATTCCGGAAAATAAACCTGACAACCATTCTCCGGAGTAAAATCAGCGTTTTTCCTTCCTCCAACCATTTCAAGTATTACCATTCCAAAGCTATAAACATCCGATTTATGGGATACATTTCCAAAGTTCCTGGAGAACACTTCAGGTGCAATGTAGCCCATTGTACCCCTAGCAGCTGTCATGGAAACAGCGCTCCGATCCTTGGAGTACAATTTGGCCATACCAAAATCTGAAATCTTAGGATTCAAGTTGTCGTCAAGCAGAATATTATGCGGTTTGATATCGAAATGAAGGATCCTCTGATCGCAGCCCTGATGAAGATACTCTATTCCTTTTGCCACGCCGACAGCAATATCTTGCAGCTTTTTCCAACCAAGAAAATGAGTCCTTGTGTCTGCTGCTGAAGAAATGTATTTCTGGAGCGAGTTCTTCGGTAAATACTCGTAAACTAGAGCCCGTCTAAATCCATCAGCGCAATAACCAACCAACCGAACTATATTAACATGGTGGATTGTACCCATGGTAGCCACTTCATTGATAAACTCATCCCCTTTTCCTATTGAATTGTTAAGAACCTTAATAGCTACTGATATTTCATTGGATAATTTACCTTTGTATACACTTCCATAAGTCCCTTGACCCAATTGCTCCGTAAATTCATCTGTAATTCTCTTTATATCAGCATACGAATATCGTGCGGGCTTGAGTGCTTTATAATCTTCTAAaaaaattttgattcttttttgaTTCTCTCTTTCTGGTTTATCAAATCTATAAAATCGGAACAGCACCATTACACCTGCAAGAAGCAAAATTGCACCCAAGAGTGCACCTGCAGGATAGTTGAATTCAACTATTTTCACATTTTTCTCTCATGTAATGGAAAGTTGAAGTCAAGAAACTTACTTGAGACCTCGAGCTCTAGTGATAATACATCTATATAgccaataaattaataataagttAAGCAATTCAAAATTGGGATAGCTACTATATTGTGTTGAAGTTAGGTCAAAAACACTGTTTCATTTATCTAATACCTAACTGTCGATGCAGAGAAAAAACAGTAATTTTTATATAACCTCAGGAGTGTGAGTAATTATCACTTGAAAATTTAATGATCAATGTGTCTGAGTTCAGGATCCAATACCTTCATGCTGTATGAGATCGTTTAAGCACTCAGTTTCAGTTTCAGTTTTAGATCGCGAACTAGTTTTCTTCAACCTGCAAAATTTTTCTTGTGCTTCACAGCTCGTGCAATCGGGTAAAAACCAACTTAAGATAATCTTTCTTTTTGGAAAGAGCATATCCCGTGGGACTGAAGAAACACTGAAAAGCTTGGTGCAAGATATCAGGGACGGAAATTCGCTCATTGATATATCAGAATCGGAAGTAATAATGCCGTAGTCAGGGGAATTATTGAGGCAGGACGACAACTCATATTCTTTTGACCAGGAAAAAAATTCTTTTCTGGAACAATTGAATACTGCAAAGTTAGATAAGTAGTCAAATGAATACCCGAACTCAAATGGAGAGGCGGATAAATTAAGATTTCTAAGAAGCTTTGAGAGGCAGCTAGTAGGATCATATACGCGGAGGTTTTGTGATTTGTAATCAATGTTGGAGATGAAGAGCTTCACTGAAACTGGCAATTCAAGAACTAATTGTTTTGTGGTGGTGCAGGAAACATCAAAACCAGAATAGCCACATTCAGGCTTGTGGATTCCTTTCAGACGGAAAGGAAATCTGATGGGTGGTCCATGCGGATTGCATTTCAATTCGGGGCACTCTGCTGTGCCTCCGCAAAGAATTGGTACCATCGCCAAAAAAAAGACGCAGTAACAAGTAGAAATCATATATCTATTTAACAAGCAACTGTATTTTGGGAAGTTGAAAGAACTCTACTTAAGCTATATACTTTGAGAAGATGAAAGAACTTTACTTAAGCTATTTATTTTGAGAAGATGAAGGAACTTTTCTAGTAGCCCCACTAAATAGTTCCTCATCTAAGTTTATAAATGCAAATACACCACATTAAGAACATGAAAGAAGACTTTGAATAGTATGCACATTGAAGTCAATGGAAGTGGACCATCCACTCTTGTGTCTCTTTTATCTTTTGCATCAATTGAAAAACTAATTAATACCATCGGCCATAACCAATTTCCAGACATCACACTTCTTCGCCTTTGCCATGTTGAGTGTCGTCTCTGCAAGTTATGCAATCCTTACCATTGTCTTGCTGTTTTCTGCAACTTGCTGCAGGTCTAAACCTACAAAAAACAAATATCTCTGTAGTACCCCTCTTTCCTGCGGAATCATTAAAAACATTTCCTACCCTTTTGGATTAGAAGGGGGTCCAGAAAATTGCGGTGACCCTAACTATCTTCTGGCTTGTGAGAACAATAACACAATATTGCACTTGGATTCTGGAAAATTATTGGTGAAGGAAATCAATCATTATAGTCAGACTATCCGCGTCGTAGATGCTGGTTTGCTGACGAAGAATTGCTCTTCCCTTCCTCTTTATTCCCTTCAGTACTTTTTCTCTGATCATTACTCTCGTTTTACGCAAGAAAGTGTTGTATTTCTGAGTTGTAAGAATCCAGTTAGTTCCTCTCGCTATGTTGAGAGAGCTCCTTGTGTCAGTGGAGTTTATAGTTCAAAGAAGTTCTCATCTACTTCTTCCGAAGAGAATTTATACTCATATGTTATGTTTGGACCAAATCTGAAAATTTCAGAGATTCAAGATATGTGCAGGGTAGACTTTGTAACAACGGTTTCTTCAATAAAGTGCGAGATGAGCAACTGTTCATATTTGGATATTTATAAGGCAATGATTAACGGCTTTGAGCTCTCTTGGCCATACATCTATTGCAAAGAGTGCATCAGACAAGGAGCCTGCAAGTTTAATGATGATTATTCCAAGATTTTGGGCTGCTCCTCAAACGCTTACATTAGCAATCTAAGTAGGAATAGTTTCAACTTAGtcctttaatatatataattgttcatCTTTTTGTAGGTAATTTTCATCCAAAGTCCCTAAACTTTCATCTCTTTTCCACTAAAGTCCTTTAATTTcaatttgcaaaaataaaatcaacaactTTGAAATAGCATAATGAAAAAAGTATCCATTTTGCAGTTTCTCTGTTAAAAAATGTTGACTTAAAACGCCTACGCAACTGATTTGGCAAATGAAAATTActaattcaaaaaagtacacATAAACAACACTTTAACAATATTTGATAAAAGATAGTATTATATCTGTGGCACTGGCGCGTGTACCTTTTTATATGTGTGGCTTCCATTTCTTAAATTAGTTACATTGTAAATTGTAAAGGTCAACAAAAGGACTTTGATGAAAATCTAGTAACATTTAGAGAATGGGGTGAAAATTACCCTTTCAATATACATTGTTTTATCGACTAGCTAACAtgtattgttttatatgcagcAATAACACTTCTTGGGATATCCGGCTGTAAGTATTTTTCTATAACTTTTACATTGCTTTACTATTTTATGATGTGGTATTTGTTTTACCTTATTCTTTCTTTTTCCTACTGTTGCAGTTCTTTATCATCTGTCATTGGCAGCAGGTAAGACAATCTATCCCTTTCTTCAAAGAATTAACTAACTAATATTTAATGGCATTGCAGtatatgattttatttatctttaagTAAGAGCTCAAAAAGCTTGGATCTATCTCACTTGCTGCATTTGGCTCTGTAGTATCAAGATGTTTCCTCGGCGCGCCTTTTTTCCTGTGCTTCTTAGTCTATAAATGGCGTAGAAGACATCTATCAATGTATGACAAAGTTGAAGATTTCCTACGAAGTAACAACAATCTCATGCCTATCATGTACTCTTACGGGGAGATTAAGAAGATGACTAGAGGCTTCAAGGATAAACTAGGTGAAGGAGGCTACGGTTCAGTTTACAAAGGAAAACTTTCAAGTGGCAGAGCTGTGGCTATAAAGTTATTAAGCAAGCCTAAGGGCAATGGCCAAGATTTTATCAATGAGATTGCTACAATCGGAAGAATTCATCATGTCAATGTGGTGCAACTCATTGGTTTTTGTGCTGAGAGATCAAAGCGTGCGCTTGTATACGATTTCATGCCGAATGGATCTCTTGAGAAATACATTTTTTCACAAAATGAAGGAGAAGATCCATTGAGTTGCGAAAAGATGTACAAGATTTGTCTCGGCATAGCTCGTGGAATCGAATATCTTCACAGAGGTTGTGATATGCAGATCTTGCATTTTGACATCAAGCCTCATAATATTCTTCTAGATGAAAATTTTGGTTCCAAAGTCTCAGATTTTGGACTTGCAAAACTGTATCCAACTGAAGACAGTATAGTGTCTCTAACAGCACCTAGAGGAACAATGGGTTACATGGCTCCAGAATTGTTCTACAAGAACATTGGAGGAATATCTTATAAAGCAGATGTCTATAGTTTTGGGATGTTGTTGATGGAAATGGCAGGTAGAAGGAAGAATCTAAATGCATTTGCAGAGCATTCAAGCCAAATTTACTTACCAACATGGGCTTACGAGCAATTCAATAAAGGTAAAGACATAGAAATCGAAAATGCAGGAGAGGAGGAGAGAAAACTTACAAAGAAGATGATGATAGTCGCGTTGTGGTGCATACAGATGAAGCCCGATAACCGTCCCTCCATGAACAGAGTTGTGGAGATGCTCGAAGGAGAAGTCGAATCTCTGCAGATGCCTCCAAAGCCTTTTCTATCTCCACAGTAGCTGAGTCAGCTGGAAGCTGGAGTCAACAAGAAAACACCCGTAGGCAGTAGCAATGCCGAGCGAGTGCTAATACGACAGATTCTGCAGCTTCAACCTGAAAAATGTAACATCACAGGAATGGCACTATATTTAGGGCAAGTAAGAATATAATTAGTATGTTGTCTGCATCTAATAATACATGAATCCTCTCATATTAGACACattcaaatcaaaattaaaatagtgaTTCTGAAGCTAGGTTTTCATCATTGAAATACTTAAGATTGTATTAGACTAAACATTATGCAGGGTTCAGCTGATTAACACAAAATCGCTTAAGCCATACAGAAAAAAGCTTGCAtatataaaagaagaaaaagtcGTACCTGATTTTCGATTGGGCAAGTTCTGTAAACATGTATTTCACAGGATTGACAGTTTGGTTCAGACTATTTTAACCTAATCAGAACTGTGATAGAATTTGGTAGCTCAAGTGGTATCTTTGCAACATAATTCAAACCAATCATCATAGCCGCACTGTTTGAGTTGCTTTTCTTTGAGACTGAACGGGAATCGGATAAAAAGACCGCCGCCACATATTTCCGGTGTGCAGTCATCGGCGTCTAGTGCCTGAACTGCCAGGCCGGGACTAGAATGAACAAGAAAAAGAGGATAATTGTTActcaactttcaatttttttcatttcagtatTTTGTTTTTACATAAAAACTTACCATATATGTATAAGTTTGCCTAAAATTTCAtagtatcaaattaaaaatatatatgtttgataaattttgaaaGTAAAACTAGCAAAATCAAGATGCCACGTTTTAAATTTCGGCTGCCATCTAAATACTTTTGAccggaaaaataaaaattaaaaaaaaatgaaaattcaataataaaaaataaaaaaaaataaaatttagtgactgcaataaaaaaaataaaaattcagtgactataaaatttaattaacttgaAAAAgagaattttttattaattaataaaaaattctgaaatacttaaaaattaattaaaattatactcccACTGATCCATAATATTTGCCGCATTCAGTCATTTTACATAGATTACGAAACtaataaatatgtcttgatttgtatatacttttactaaattaacaaattaattatcattaattttatatatttgacgAGTCCTTTTAACcttatcaaattatttattggtaggaataaatttgaaaaaataggaattaatgtttttttgaaATGCTAATgttcaaaattcaaatatcaTTGATCAAAAGAAATTTTCAAATACGACAAATATTATAGAAATTACGCTTTTCATTGGTGGACGATCATTAGTTAGCATTGCATTGAATGCACCAAACCAACAATAGTAAGTTTCCTTGCAATACTGAAAATAGTTTGCAAAGCTGTTCTAGCCATTGCAATTAAATTTATGGAACACTCATCTACCACATCGGAACCCTTCATATTGCCGACTATAGCATGCATATTGGTAATCATTTCCATCAAGGCAAGATGAAGCATCAATATAAAGTTCCGAATCAACTCTAGATTTGCAACTCAGGAACATTATGAGCTCAGTTTGGATATATGATAGCCAATACTGAGATCCAAAACTGAAGTTGTAATAGTCCAAAGGACACAGAGGAAGGGACGAACAATTTCCGTCCTGTAAACCAACATCAGCGAGTCGAATTGTTGAATTATCATAATTGATGGAGTTCACTCAGTATTTCCTGAATACATATTTATAAATGCtcgattttttttcataagttGGTTCATAGTTAGGATCACCACAATCTGATGGATCACCTTTTAGTCGGAAAGGGTAGGCAATGTTAACAAGATTTCCTTAAGGAGAAGGACTTTATAAAATTGTATTTGAAAGTATAGCAACCAAGTAAAGAAACAAAACCGCCTAGggacaaaataaagaaaaaatggaAAGTACTGGGTCATTTTGGATTTGATGTCAGTCAATATGAATTTGCAAGTAAACTGGTTGATTCAGAAGAAGGAAGAGGAACAGACGATGCCCATGTATCACCTATATagccatcttcttcattttcacATACAAATTGTTCTGGCCAAAGAGAAGGTTTGGAAGGTAATGGTAAACTTTCTAAATCTTCTTCCAGCATTTTTACAACTTTGTTCATCGAAGGACGATCACCAGGATTCATTTGTATACACCACAATGCTACTGTTATCATCTTCTTCGCTAACATTTCTTCGTCCTCTGTCGCGTTTCCGAGTTCAACTTTTCCATCCACGAGTTCGTTGTAGACCCAATTCGGGAAGTATGCTTGGCTTGAATGTTCTGCTTCTGCATTTGAGTTGTTTTTCTTTCCCACCATTTCCATTAACAACATTCCGAAACTATAGACGTCGGCTTTGTATGAAACGCCCCCAATGTTTTTGTAGAACAATTCCGGTGCTATGTATCCGATTGTTCCTCTTGCAGCAGTAAGAGTCACATTGCTGTCACTTGTTGCCTGCAGTTTGGCAAGTCCAAAATCGGAAACTTTTGGAACGAAATTCTCGTCGAGAAGGATGTTATGAGGTTTAATGTCGAAATGCAAAATTTGTATCTTACAACCTCGATGTAGATAATCAATGCCACGAGCAACTCCAAGTGCTACCTCGTGCATCTTTTTCCAACTCAAATGGATATTCTTTTCTTGAGATAAAACATATTTATCGAGAGATCCATGAGGCATGAAATCATATACAAGAGCGCGCTTTGATCCCTCGGCACAAAAACCAATTAGTTGTACTACATTGATGTGGTGAACCTGTCCGATGGATGCCACTTCGTTGATAAAATCTTGGCCATTTGCTTTTGACTTGCCTAATATCTTTACTGCTGCGAAACGGCCACTGCGAAGCTTTCCTTTATATACAGAACCATACCCTCCTTCGCCCAACTTATCCTTAAAACCGTTGGTCATTTTCCGAATAGCTGAATAAGGATACCTTACTGGACCAAGGTTATTTTGACTTTGAAGGAATTCTTCTATATTGTCGTACATCGACACATGCCTCCTCGACCATGTGTAGGCCAAGAATGCCAACACACAAGGAGTGCAGAGGATGTGTTTTGTCACAACGAGCGCTCCTGTATGAAAAAGAGTGTAGCATTAAAAGCATTTCCATACACCCACTATAATCCTGccagatatatatgttctatctTTTACACGAAAAAGTTTAATCCTTTCGATATTATCAGGAAACGAATGGTGCTTACCAA is part of the Mercurialis annua linkage group LG3, ddMerAnnu1.2, whole genome shotgun sequence genome and encodes:
- the LOC126671948 gene encoding rust resistance kinase Lr10-like isoform X2; amino-acid sequence: MISTCYCVFFLAMVPILCGGTAECPELKCNPHGPPIRFPFRLKGIHKPECGYSGFDVSCTTTKQLVLELPVSVKLFISNIDYKSQNLRVYDPTSCLSKLLRNLNLSASPFEFGYSFDYLSNFAVFNCSRKEFFSWSKEYELSSCLNNSPDYGIITSDSDISMSEFPSLISCTKLFSVSSVPRDMLFPKRKIILSWFLPDCTSCEAQEKFCRLKKTSSRSKTETETECLNDLIQHEGALLGAILLLAGVMVLFRFYRFDKPERENQKRIKIFLEDYKALKPARYSYADIKRITDEFTEQLGQGTYGSVYKGKLSNEISVAIKVLNNSIGKGDEFINEVATMGTIHHVNIVRLVGYCADGFRRALVYEYLPKNSLQKYISSAADTRTHFLGWKKLQDIAVGVAKGIEYLHQGCDQRILHFDIKPHNILLDDNLNPKISDFGMAKLYSKDRSAVSMTAARGTMGYIAPEVFSRNFGNVSHKSDVYSFGMVILEMVGGRKNADFTPENGCQVYFPEWIYNLLEQGEDLRLHIEEEEDAEIAKKLAIVGLWCIQWHPVDRPSIQFVVQMLEGGENLTVPPNPFGSTGSKINLAVPGKRRHQELEVIQELE
- the LOC126671948 gene encoding rust resistance kinase Lr10-like isoform X1, which encodes MISTCYCVFFLAMVPILCGGTAECPELKCNPHGPPIRFPFRLKGIHKPECGYSGFDVSCTTTKQLVLELPVSVKLFISNIDYKSQNLRVYDPTSCLSKLLRNLNLSASPFEFGYSFDYLSNFAVFNCSRKEFFSWSKEYELSSCLNNSPDYGIITSDSDISMSEFPSLISCTKLFSVSSVPRDMLFPKRKIILSWFLPDCTSCEAQEKFCRLKKTSSRSKTETETECLNDLIQHEDVLSLELEVSSALLGAILLLAGVMVLFRFYRFDKPERENQKRIKIFLEDYKALKPARYSYADIKRITDEFTEQLGQGTYGSVYKGKLSNEISVAIKVLNNSIGKGDEFINEVATMGTIHHVNIVRLVGYCADGFRRALVYEYLPKNSLQKYISSAADTRTHFLGWKKLQDIAVGVAKGIEYLHQGCDQRILHFDIKPHNILLDDNLNPKISDFGMAKLYSKDRSAVSMTAARGTMGYIAPEVFSRNFGNVSHKSDVYSFGMVILEMVGGRKNADFTPENGCQVYFPEWIYNLLEQGEDLRLHIEEEEDAEIAKKLAIVGLWCIQWHPVDRPSIQFVVQMLEGGENLTVPPNPFGSTGSKINLAVPGKRRHQELEVIQELE
- the LOC126671947 gene encoding rust resistance kinase Lr10-like, with protein sequence MLSVVSASYAILTIVLLFSATCCRSKPTKNKYLCSTPLSCGIIKNISYPFGLEGGPENCGDPNYLLACENNNTILHLDSGKLLVKEINHYSQTIRVVDAGLLTKNCSSLPLYSLQYFFSDHYSRFTQESVVFLSCKNPVSSSRYVERAPCVSGVYSSKKFSSTSSEENLYSYVMFGPNLKISEIQDMCRVDFVTTVSSIKCEMSNCSYLDIYKAMINGFELSWPYIYCKECIRQGACKFNDDYSKILGCSSNAYISNLTITLLGISGFLYHLSLAAVSRCFLGAPFFLCFLVYKWRRRHLSMYDKVEDFLRSNNNLMPIMYSYGEIKKMTRGFKDKLGEGGYGSVYKGKLSSGRAVAIKLLSKPKGNGQDFINEIATIGRIHHVNVVQLIGFCAERSKRALVYDFMPNGSLEKYIFSQNEGEDPLSCEKMYKICLGIARGIEYLHRGCDMQILHFDIKPHNILLDENFGSKVSDFGLAKLYPTEDSIVSLTAPRGTMGYMAPELFYKNIGGISYKADVYSFGMLLMEMAGRRKNLNAFAEHSSQIYLPTWAYEQFNKGKDIEIENAGEEERKLTKKMMIVALWCIQMKPDNRPSMNRVVEMLEGEVESLQMPPKPFLSPQ
- the LOC126671939 gene encoding rust resistance kinase Lr10-like isoform X2, translated to MSRSNLSFTLISTLVSVLVLQLCIKACNAQMTHVCPPSSCGNIRNISYPLRLKGDPQHCGFPLYELSCENNQTVLNLYSTKYYVQAIDYSDSSLRIVDAAISIDDCSSLPQFSMTGFNFSYEDPFDYKANRRSYDFNTLQKRNKVITFLKCANPVNSPVYLDTGVCIPENYSYVIDNFTSVADVVNSCRIDLMVLSAAVARVGNNVSVVDVHNDLAFGFHIWWKQINYSVCKGREYGWYSWTHCSGGFNILIFLIASSWAISMIIGALVVTKHILCTPCVLAFLAYTWSRRHVSMYDNIEEFLQSQNNLGPVRYPYSAIRKMTNGFKDKLGEGGYGSVYKGKLRSGRFAAVKILGKSKANGQDFINEVASIGQVHHINVVQLIGFCAEGSKRALVYDFMPHGSLDKYVLSQEKNIHLSWKKMHEVALGVARGIDYLHRGCKIQILHFDIKPHNILLDENFVPKVSDFGLAKLQATSDSNVTLTAARGTIGYIAPELFYKNIGGVSYKADVYSFGMLLMEMVGKKNNSNAEAEHSSQAYFPNWVYNELVDGKVELGNATEDEEMLAKKMITVALWCIQMNPGDRPSMNKVVKMLEEDLESLPLPSKPSLWPEQFVCENEEDGYIGDTWASSVPLPSSESTSLLANSY
- the LOC126671939 gene encoding cysteine-rich receptor-like protein kinase 25 isoform X1, translated to MPAHREHAAAVHLSDSRSLSRETNFKRCGYDDNKHLPLELPNSITFTLKTLIRLKWSEPKCQCCEIHVHRTSPIDNQVEVAASVILSLGIAGVFLLKPAFSSCGDKKGFGGICRDSTSPSGISTTLFIEGRSSGFICMHHNATIIIFFFSMTGFNFSYEDPFDYKANRRSYDFNTLQKRNKVITFLKCANPVNSPVYLDTGVCIPENYSYVIDNFTSVADVVNSCRIDLMVLSAAVARVGNNVSVVDVHNDLAFGFHIWWKQINYSVCKGREYGWYSWTHCSGGFNILIFLIASSWAISMIIGALVVTKHILCTPCVLAFLAYTWSRRHVSMYDNIEEFLQSQNNLGPVRYPYSAIRKMTNGFKDKLGEGGYGSVYKGKLRSGRFAAVKILGKSKANGQDFINEVASIGQVHHINVVQLIGFCAEGSKRALVYDFMPHGSLDKYVLSQEKNIHLSWKKMHEVALGVARGIDYLHRGCKIQILHFDIKPHNILLDENFVPKVSDFGLAKLQATSDSNVTLTAARGTIGYIAPELFYKNIGGVSYKADVYSFGMLLMEMVGKKNNSNAEAEHSSQAYFPNWVYNELVDGKVELGNATEDEEMLAKKMITVALWCIQMNPGDRPSMNKVVKMLEEDLESLPLPSKPSLWPEQFVCENEEDGYIGDTWASSVPLPSSESTSLLANSY